A stretch of Megalobrama amblycephala isolate DHTTF-2021 linkage group LG14, ASM1881202v1, whole genome shotgun sequence DNA encodes these proteins:
- the LOC125246337 gene encoding uncharacterized protein LOC125246337, protein MSVSTYCLSTGNECIYARTARTKIMNKQSKFSDYILLCLLALIFPGSSRVWVLQNPNQDLYQVGDTAVIHCKVESDRERVEECTFQWTIPNPNDSNMENIKYTKKYDQRIRYRLFNDTFGTLTLKNLSLDDTDNLKCITDCNVDGNFKRNFDEGITLQISDKKQGWDMHEKTQTVSADTTDGFDESKSSLSWINFLLISINIAVFLIITIICISLVKIQMQLKR, encoded by the exons ATGTCAGTCTCAACTTATTGTTTGAGCACAGGAAATGAATGCATTTATGCAAGGACTGCCAGAACGAAAATCATGAACAAACAAAGTAAATTCAGTGATTATATCCTTCTCTGTCTTTTAG CTCTCATCTTTCCTGGCTCTAGCAGAGTTTGGGTACTTCAGAACCCCAATCAGGACCTCTATCAGGTGGGGGACACAGCAGTTATTCATTGCAAGGTAGAATCTGATCGAGAGAGAGTTGAGGAGTGCACATTCCAGTGGACAATTCCAAATCCAAATGACAGTAACATGGAAAATATAaagtatacaaaaaaatatgatcagcgTATCAGATATCGATTATTCAATGACACATTCGGTACTCTGACACTGAAGAACCTGTCCTTAGATGACACAGACAACCTAAAGTGTATCACAGATTGCAATGTGGATGGAAATTTTAAACGCAATTTTGATGAAGGAATCACACTTCAAATTTCAGACAAAAAACAGGGATGGG ATATGCATGAGAAAACTCAGACAGTGAGCGCTGACACAACAG ATGGATTTGATGAATCAAAGTCATCTCTATCCTGGATCAACTTTCTGCTGATCAGCATAAATATTGCTGTGTTTCTTATAATCACTATTATCTGTATTTCTCTGGTGAAAATCCAAATGCAACTGAAGCGCTGA